The Arenicella xantha genome contains a region encoding:
- a CDS encoding transposase → MTLPRSALVSLADIPYYHCVARCVRRAYLCGVDSYSGVSYEHRRQWLEDKLHETAGAFAIKLCAYAVMSNHYHVVLRVQADIADAWSEREVIRRWHSLFSGSVLSQHFMNGDALDPVLYERLLEDVEAWRARLCDISWYMRIVNEFIAREANKEDDCTGRFWEGRFKSQALLDDGALLSCMAYVDLNPIRAKTAKTPETSNHTSIKARIDLLNEPATTKPTLEDFT, encoded by the coding sequence ATGACCCTACCAAGAAGCGCTCTCGTGTCGTTGGCCGACATACCTTATTACCATTGCGTAGCGCGCTGCGTTCGGCGTGCCTATTTATGTGGTGTCGATAGCTACTCGGGTGTTAGCTATGAACATCGTCGTCAATGGCTCGAAGATAAATTGCATGAGACCGCCGGCGCATTCGCCATTAAACTGTGTGCCTACGCGGTGATGAGTAATCACTACCACGTGGTACTGCGAGTCCAAGCTGACATTGCAGACGCGTGGTCGGAACGTGAGGTGATCCGTCGTTGGCATTCATTGTTCTCCGGAAGTGTGCTTTCGCAACACTTTATGAATGGTGATGCGCTTGATCCGGTGCTTTACGAACGTTTGTTGGAAGACGTCGAAGCGTGGCGCGCCAGGCTGTGTGATATCTCGTGGTATATGCGCATCGTGAATGAGTTCATCGCGCGTGAGGCGAACAAGGAAGACGACTGCACTGGCCGATTTTGGGAGGGGCGATTCAAGAGTCAGGCGTTGCTGGATGATGGTGCGCTGCTGTCCTGCATGGCGTACGTTGATCTCAACCCGATACGTGCCAAGACGGCGAAAACGCCTGAAACCTCGAATCACACCAGTATCAAGGCGCGTATTGATTTACTCAACGAGCCGGCTACAACCAAACCTACTCTAGAGGACTTCAC
- a CDS encoding vWA domain-containing protein — MKSKCLIVIGVWAVIGFSSAMAQESRVVFILDGSNSMWGQVDGKAKIAIAQEVLGDVTTQLPKDTAIGLAAYGHRSKDDCGDIEMLLPIKQRQPSEFATTVASVVPKGKTPIEGALEFVAGQLGSSGAKTHLVLVSDGVESCGGDPCAAAKAMHQANASMSIHLVGFGVNKKERQQLQCIATEGGGMYADAQSAADLTKALAAVTENVAKNINESAPVIPPIDTSGPNWSLQSEDQTFNGKLFKHFTLDGNHMIHLINRDAVNFAFAYEGEDSGQRKVMYATFADGRGPICRRVGPIEDFTVSFMPAEPGWIAGSFNGILGCPDYSAMPVEGSFYVKAAEE; from the coding sequence ATGAAGTCCAAGTGCCTTATAGTCATCGGAGTTTGGGCCGTCATAGGCTTTTCAAGCGCTATGGCCCAAGAAAGTAGAGTGGTGTTTATCCTCGATGGTTCCAATAGTATGTGGGGCCAAGTGGATGGCAAGGCAAAGATTGCCATTGCTCAAGAAGTGCTTGGTGATGTTACTACTCAGCTACCCAAAGACACAGCGATAGGACTCGCGGCTTATGGGCACCGAAGCAAGGATGATTGCGGCGATATCGAAATGCTGTTACCGATCAAGCAACGCCAGCCAAGCGAATTCGCAACCACCGTCGCGTCTGTGGTTCCCAAGGGCAAGACACCAATAGAAGGCGCGCTTGAGTTTGTTGCTGGCCAACTTGGTTCAAGCGGTGCTAAGACTCATTTGGTGCTAGTAAGCGATGGAGTTGAAAGCTGTGGCGGTGATCCTTGCGCCGCAGCCAAGGCTATGCACCAAGCGAATGCTAGCATGAGCATTCATCTCGTTGGCTTTGGCGTAAACAAGAAGGAGCGGCAACAACTGCAATGTATTGCTACTGAGGGCGGGGGAATGTATGCCGACGCGCAATCGGCCGCAGACCTTACAAAAGCGCTGGCCGCAGTAACTGAAAACGTGGCAAAAAATATTAACGAATCTGCACCAGTGATACCGCCAATTGATACCAGCGGCCCAAACTGGAGTTTGCAAAGTGAAGATCAGACGTTTAACGGCAAACTTTTTAAACACTTCACCCTAGATGGCAATCATATGATTCACCTAATCAACCGAGATGCAGTCAATTTTGCCTTTGCCTACGAGGGTGAAGATTCTGGGCAACGCAAGGTAATGTATGCGACGTTCGCAGATGGGCGGGGGCCAATATGCCGACGAGTAGGTCCAATAGAAGACTTTACTGTAAGTTTTATGCCAGCTGAGCCTGGCTGGATAGCAGGCAGTTTTAACGGCATACTAGGTTGCCCCGACTATAGCGCTATGCCGGTTGAAGGCTCTTTTTATGTTAAAGCGGCGGAGGAATGA
- a CDS encoding VWD domain-containing protein: MLNQFLEPRQPRLMLQFIVLMVMSVVVVSAANAQDIIKGDWTYSDGGYIGSPTPTKGDGPDGEAGCNILFWSGEGLLGHPCAMECKSSGGYKLTGEDYQSNCNQAPNNSMGEITHKDGDSCTIVKGSPEGTNSKGVGGGFFPNGHPRCQGVVGDPHLTSFDGTRVDLQASGEFVFTKSLDDGFEVQGRLESAGKSRSVSVVTSIAVSVPPYRITMSPKAGDFLRVDGEVFDIPDGESLILTDADTIIVHQGRRHTIVLPDSTNVHVDNFSNKFLNFFVLLAESRDGRMVGIGGNGDGNKSNDFLTATGTQLASPPDFETLYKQFAESWRVTAESSLFDYLPSESYETFQDPGMPYQKVALSDISLVKKARAEMACRAAGLITGPSLEDCIFDYALTGEELFIESAISTQQPPQFVEEPDTVKVEAPRTGFAAHKIELGILGPVKVGSWIGFAPKDSSAASKVDTPFSDARLNGKGKNTSLLVPSTPGHYELRYREDQKLGPTTFRIPFEVVAPEIEIKAASSAPVGGELEVTLVGDIGDSMRLVVVPAESTNNKGRALTLGQGTESTGTLRRLPKEAGEYELRVVSSYGKTKAVYAKRALRLE, translated from the coding sequence ATGCTTAATCAATTCTTAGAACCACGCCAACCACGTCTCATGTTGCAATTTATTGTTCTAATGGTGATGTCCGTGGTTGTCGTTTCTGCGGCAAATGCACAAGATATAATTAAGGGTGACTGGACATACTCTGATGGGGGCTATATCGGATCGCCCACGCCGACCAAAGGAGATGGGCCCGATGGAGAGGCAGGTTGTAACATTCTATTTTGGAGTGGGGAAGGCCTACTTGGACACCCTTGCGCTATGGAATGCAAAAGCAGCGGGGGCTATAAGCTTACTGGTGAAGATTACCAATCAAATTGTAACCAAGCACCAAACAATTCAATGGGTGAGATCACCCATAAAGATGGCGATAGCTGCACTATCGTGAAAGGAAGCCCAGAGGGCACAAATTCAAAGGGTGTGGGAGGGGGTTTTTTTCCCAACGGTCACCCCCGCTGTCAAGGCGTTGTAGGCGACCCGCACCTAACCTCTTTTGACGGCACCAGGGTCGACCTGCAGGCTAGCGGTGAATTTGTGTTTACCAAATCGCTTGATGATGGCTTTGAAGTACAGGGGCGGCTTGAATCAGCTGGTAAATCTAGATCGGTTAGCGTGGTCACGTCAATCGCGGTCTCCGTTCCTCCCTATCGCATCACCATGAGTCCTAAAGCAGGTGATTTCCTGCGCGTTGATGGTGAGGTTTTCGATATACCCGATGGCGAATCTTTAATACTTACTGATGCCGATACTATCATCGTGCATCAAGGACGCCGCCACACCATAGTTTTGCCTGATAGCACTAACGTGCATGTTGATAATTTTAGCAATAAGTTTTTAAATTTTTTCGTCCTGCTTGCCGAGTCACGTGACGGTCGTATGGTCGGTATTGGCGGCAATGGGGATGGCAACAAATCGAATGATTTTCTCACCGCGACGGGTACACAGCTAGCATCGCCCCCAGATTTCGAAACTCTTTATAAACAGTTTGCTGAGAGTTGGCGGGTAACTGCAGAGTCTTCACTGTTTGACTACTTGCCTAGCGAATCGTATGAAACCTTTCAAGACCCCGGCATGCCCTACCAAAAAGTTGCTCTCAGCGACATTTCGCTGGTCAAGAAGGCACGTGCAGAGATGGCCTGTCGGGCAGCTGGGCTGATCACTGGCCCGTCGCTTGAAGATTGTATATTCGACTACGCTTTGACAGGCGAAGAGCTATTTATCGAATCAGCAATCAGCACGCAACAACCACCTCAATTTGTTGAAGAGCCAGATACCGTTAAGGTCGAAGCACCGAGAACTGGCTTCGCTGCTCACAAAATTGAGTTGGGAATTTTAGGGCCCGTTAAAGTAGGTTCGTGGATCGGGTTTGCACCCAAAGACAGTAGTGCTGCTAGTAAGGTTGACACACCGTTTAGCGATGCGCGTCTCAACGGCAAAGGAAAAAATACCAGCCTGTTAGTTCCCTCTACGCCGGGGCATTACGAGTTACGTTACCGCGAAGACCAAAAACTCGGACCAACTACCTTTCGTATACCATTTGAAGTTGTCGCGCCTGAAATCGAAATCAAGGCTGCTTCTTCAGCGCCAGTTGGCGGTGAACTCGAGGTCACACTGGTCGGAGATATCGGCGATTCGATGAGGCTTGTTGTTGTACCGGCAGAAAGCACCAACAATAAGGGCCGCGCCTTAACGTTGGGGCAAGGCACTGAATCAACAGGCACATTACGCCGCCTGCCTAAGGAAGCGGGTGAATATGAACTTCGTGTGGTGAGCAGCTATGGAAAAACCAAAGCCGTTTATGCCAAGCGAGCGCTACGCCTTGAATAA
- a CDS encoding transposase, whose amino-acid sequence MPVPFSREDNRDRINFLNLFADVCDRYNWVCHSYCLMSNHYHLLIETPDGNLSKGRRQLNGVYSQLYNCRHKLVGHVFQGRYHAILVEKETHLKELARYVVLNPVRAGIVMNVEQWRWSSYRAMIAKTSKPTWLETDWLLSTFHSNRKQAIQAFTKFVAAGKGVRSPLDDRKNPLILGSDEFIETNLARLELPEDLTEFTKAQRTRPAKPVEWYRENASSRNDAIAIAYQSGRYSMKEIGDCFGLGYSMVSRIIKNSRFKT is encoded by the coding sequence ATGCCTGTCCCATTTAGTCGCGAAGATAACCGCGACCGAATCAACTTTTTGAATCTATTTGCTGATGTTTGTGATCGATACAATTGGGTATGCCATTCTTATTGCCTGATGAGCAATCATTATCATTTGTTGATTGAAACTCCCGATGGCAATCTATCAAAGGGGAGGCGGCAATTGAATGGTGTCTACAGTCAACTTTATAACTGCAGGCATAAGTTGGTCGGGCATGTATTTCAAGGACGCTATCACGCGATTCTGGTTGAAAAGGAAACACACTTAAAAGAGCTTGCTCGATATGTGGTACTCAACCCAGTTCGTGCTGGAATTGTAATGAACGTCGAGCAATGGCGGTGGAGCAGTTACCGCGCCATGATTGCCAAAACGTCAAAACCGACGTGGCTTGAAACAGATTGGTTATTGAGCACATTTCATTCGAACCGAAAGCAGGCCATTCAAGCATTTACTAAATTTGTCGCGGCAGGGAAGGGCGTACGATCACCGCTTGACGATAGGAAGAACCCATTAATCTTGGGAAGTGACGAATTCATCGAGACAAACCTTGCGAGGTTAGAGTTACCTGAAGACCTAACTGAATTCACCAAAGCGCAGAGAACACGACCGGCAAAACCAGTGGAATGGTACCGAGAGAACGCCAGCAGCCGGAATGATGCTATTGCAATCGCCTACCAGAGCGGGCGATACTCAATGAAGGAAATAGGTGACTGTTTCGGATTAGGCTATTCGATGGTGAGTCGGATCATCAAGAATTCAAGATTCAAGACGTGA
- a CDS encoding zonular occludens toxin domain-containing protein has product MTLDEVERWFEVVPDGAVLAIDEIQDIWPARKTGSPIPEAVKQMAQIRHRGITLIFTSQFNTQLDTNIRYLVKQHIVLKELPSTAFGKRIKWLEWNDYQPNPRDYHAQKEALVNKTLKIKKTYFNWYTSASSHHVKTGLPLKLYLWLALIVACICWGIYVVFFMIAPDKKDSNSASTVSQLQDAVTSGFNSTRANTGYSDSNLFDDKSTYIKAITPVITDKPDTAPIYTALHEAVSKPIKNCLVIHRDSGNECRCYSQQATILSISDRQCFLHVRDGYEFDYTKPDITDSEGTNYGLSTTSEPLELDELENVPYTPNLSTMSRKTSVRHPASPNL; this is encoded by the coding sequence CTGACACTCGACGAGGTAGAACGTTGGTTTGAAGTGGTTCCCGATGGTGCTGTATTGGCAATTGATGAGATTCAAGATATATGGCCAGCACGGAAAACAGGCTCACCGATTCCCGAAGCTGTAAAGCAAATGGCGCAAATTCGTCATAGAGGCATTACTCTAATATTTACCAGTCAATTCAACACACAATTAGATACGAATATCCGTTATCTAGTAAAACAACACATTGTACTCAAAGAGCTACCGAGTACCGCTTTCGGTAAACGCATCAAATGGCTCGAATGGAACGACTACCAGCCAAACCCAAGGGACTACCACGCGCAAAAAGAGGCGTTGGTAAACAAGACACTTAAAATCAAAAAGACGTACTTTAATTGGTACACCTCCGCCTCATCACATCACGTCAAAACAGGTTTACCACTCAAACTCTATCTCTGGTTAGCGCTTATCGTGGCTTGCATTTGTTGGGGTATTTACGTCGTTTTCTTCATGATAGCGCCCGACAAAAAAGACTCGAACTCCGCTAGTACGGTTTCACAACTTCAAGATGCAGTTACATCGGGTTTTAACAGTACCAGGGCGAATACCGGATACTCTGACTCTAACTTATTCGACGACAAATCGACCTACATCAAAGCAATCACGCCGGTGATCACTGACAAACCGGATACGGCTCCAATCTATACAGCGTTGCACGAAGCCGTATCGAAGCCCATTAAAAATTGCTTAGTGATCCACAGAGACTCCGGTAACGAATGCCGTTGCTATTCGCAGCAAGCGACGATATTGTCAATTTCAGACAGACAGTGCTTTTTGCACGTACGCGATGGTTACGAATTTGACTACACTAAGCCGGATATCACTGATTCAGAAGGGACTAATTATGGCCTGTCGACGACCAGTGAGCCATTAGAGTTAGACGAACTAGAAAACGTCCCCTACACACCCAATCTATCAACAATGTCTCGCAAAACGTCTGTCAGGCATCCAGCGTCACCTAATTTGTAA
- a CDS encoding DUF4062 domain-containing protein — translation MDSKKYQVFISSTYSDLVEERDGIIKAILEMYHIPIGMEMFSAEDEDQWEIIRRTIEVSDYYILVLGLRYGTQTSDGISYTQKEYQYALEMSIPILAFVMDESLALPSVKRDDDLTDILNFRNLVLHNSKMAQFWSSKEELIKNVSISLMKQIIQKPAIGWVRGDKVGIEQEITKELASTIKENRELREKISDLEARFSPKIPVIEVTIEPPSIDEKFDKFTKILVPERINTDEIEPSLKHFIEPGEIERFNSGLPNQRQIDQYNSELEIQYKIEHYSTPLKIRVANEGTVKANNLFVELTFPEGILIYSIGQHPAKPKNPIPISPIVKARLRVKEKLRSLDPVSISQDLFASGRNIDMLASSDIPIPTIYPKDLDWWTNLEGNKLTITLQHLLHTRAKVFGDDYMIVPLNSENHQIKVDIICEEYQEIETDRIEMALHKDL, via the coding sequence GTGGATTCTAAAAAATACCAGGTTTTTATCAGTTCCACCTATTCTGATCTTGTGGAAGAGCGGGACGGTATAATTAAAGCTATCCTAGAGATGTATCATATTCCGATAGGAATGGAAATGTTCAGTGCTGAGGATGAAGATCAGTGGGAAATCATAAGAAGAACAATTGAGGTAAGTGATTATTATATCCTCGTATTAGGCTTACGATATGGTACTCAAACCTCTGATGGTATTAGCTACACACAAAAAGAATATCAGTATGCATTAGAAATGAGCATACCAATTCTGGCATTTGTTATGGATGAGTCGTTGGCTTTACCCTCAGTAAAAAGAGACGATGATCTTACTGATATCTTGAATTTTCGAAATTTAGTTTTACACAATTCTAAAATGGCTCAGTTTTGGAGCTCAAAAGAAGAACTAATAAAAAATGTTTCGATATCTTTAATGAAGCAAATTATTCAAAAGCCAGCTATTGGTTGGGTTCGTGGCGATAAAGTTGGGATTGAACAGGAAATAACTAAAGAATTAGCGTCTACGATTAAAGAGAATAGAGAATTAAGAGAAAAAATATCTGATTTAGAGGCAAGATTTTCTCCTAAAATTCCTGTAATCGAAGTGACTATAGAGCCACCATCGATAGATGAAAAATTTGATAAATTCACTAAAATATTAGTGCCTGAAAGAATAAATACCGATGAAATAGAACCTAGCTTAAAACATTTTATAGAACCTGGTGAGATCGAACGTTTTAATAGCGGACTTCCCAATCAACGACAGATTGATCAGTATAATTCTGAATTAGAAATTCAATACAAGATTGAACATTATTCAACCCCTTTAAAAATTCGTGTTGCCAATGAGGGAACAGTAAAAGCTAACAACTTGTTTGTCGAACTCACTTTCCCTGAGGGGATTTTAATTTACAGCATAGGTCAACATCCTGCCAAACCTAAAAACCCAATACCAATTAGCCCTATTGTAAAAGCACGATTAAGAGTAAAAGAAAAATTAAGGAGCTTAGACCCGGTTTCAATATCCCAAGATCTCTTTGCATCAGGTCGCAACATAGATATGCTCGCAAGTTCCGATATCCCTATCCCAACAATATATCCAAAGGATTTGGACTGGTGGACAAATCTAGAAGGTAATAAGTTAACTATAACACTACAACACTTGCTTCACACAAGGGCTAAGGTTTTTGGTGATGACTATATGATCGTCCCTTTAAATTCAGAGAATCACCAAATTAAAGTGGACATAATATGTGAAGAGTATCAAGAAATTGAAACTGACAGAATAGAAATGGCTTTGCATAAAGATTTATAA
- a CDS encoding TatD family hydrolase, whose product MQIVDSHCHINFDELHKRLPDILANAKLNEVSHMLCVSVNLEDYPQVKALADEYSHIFASVGVHPCYEDVREPSAEELVEIGQDDNIVAIGETGLDYFRIEDQDMTWQRDRFKRHISAAKTLNKPLIIHTRSAAEDTMRILKEEGADQCRGVMHCFAEDWEVAKQALDLGFYISLSGIVTFKSATNVQEVARKCPIDRVLVETDSPYLAPVPLRGKMNEPANVRHTAQFVADLRGISLEDLAAQTTDNFFELFPAKR is encoded by the coding sequence ATGCAAATAGTCGACTCTCATTGTCATATTAATTTTGACGAACTTCATAAGCGCCTGCCCGATATTCTGGCAAACGCAAAGCTAAATGAAGTTTCGCACATGTTATGTGTGTCTGTTAACCTTGAAGATTACCCACAAGTAAAAGCGTTAGCCGACGAATACTCGCATATATTTGCATCAGTTGGGGTTCACCCGTGTTACGAAGACGTGCGCGAGCCAAGTGCGGAAGAATTGGTTGAGATCGGCCAAGACGACAATATTGTCGCAATTGGCGAAACTGGGCTCGATTATTTTCGTATTGAAGACCAAGATATGACCTGGCAGCGTGATCGTTTTAAGCGCCATATTAGTGCCGCAAAAACACTCAATAAGCCGCTGATTATTCATACGCGTAGCGCCGCAGAAGATACCATGCGAATACTTAAGGAAGAGGGCGCTGACCAGTGTCGAGGTGTCATGCACTGCTTCGCTGAAGATTGGGAGGTTGCAAAACAAGCACTCGATCTAGGGTTCTATATCTCATTGTCTGGAATCGTGACTTTTAAGAGTGCAACCAATGTTCAAGAAGTTGCACGAAAGTGCCCTATTGATCGTGTTTTGGTCGAAACGGATTCTCCGTATCTGGCGCCAGTTCCGTTACGTGGAAAAATGAATGAGCCAGCAAATGTTCGTCACACAGCGCAATTTGTTGCCGACCTGCGCGGTATTTCTTTAGAAGATTTAGCCGCTCAAACTACTGATAATTTCTTCGAATTATTCCCAGCAAAACGCTGA
- a CDS encoding PilZ domain-containing protein produces MTVENQNIPTDKARNAVISIAIKDKQALYMSYMPFVTNGGLFVPTKKDYDLGDEMFLLVKIMDEIEPVHISGKVIWISPPGALGNRPRGVGVQFMGDDARATVNLIESKLGASISLTRSTHTM; encoded by the coding sequence ATGACTGTTGAAAATCAAAATATTCCGACCGACAAAGCGCGCAATGCGGTGATTTCGATCGCAATTAAAGATAAGCAAGCGCTATACATGTCGTATATGCCATTTGTCACCAATGGTGGATTGTTTGTGCCCACCAAGAAAGACTATGATCTGGGCGACGAGATGTTCCTTTTGGTCAAGATTATGGATGAAATTGAGCCGGTGCACATTTCCGGCAAAGTAATCTGGATTAGCCCTCCAGGAGCGCTGGGCAATCGGCCGCGCGGAGTAGGGGTTCAGTTTATGGGCGACGATGCCCGCGCCACAGTTAATCTAATCGAATCTAAGCTCGGTGCGTCGATTTCGCTCACGCGATCAACGCATACGATGTAA
- the tmk gene encoding dTMP kinase yields the protein MRGRFITVEGQDGAGKSTNIAVIQRVLEERDIGFVLSREPGGTRFGERVRDMLLNSHDDEIGDVAELLVIFAARAQHLQEVIEPALAAGRWVLCDRFTDATYAYQGGGRQMDVSMISSLENLVQRELRPDLTLLLDVPVEVGETRADKRSEPDRFEQQKQAFKRNVRACYLDRANAEPARFSVIDASQTFVQVERDVRTVVKRFIDNVVSTDQ from the coding sequence ATGCGCGGTAGATTTATTACGGTTGAAGGGCAGGACGGTGCCGGTAAGTCGACCAATATTGCTGTCATTCAACGCGTGCTCGAGGAGCGAGATATTGGCTTTGTGTTGTCTCGTGAACCAGGCGGAACTCGCTTCGGTGAGCGTGTGCGCGACATGCTGCTCAATTCGCATGACGACGAAATTGGCGATGTGGCCGAACTACTTGTGATTTTTGCGGCCCGTGCACAACATTTGCAAGAGGTGATTGAGCCGGCATTAGCCGCTGGTCGCTGGGTACTATGCGATCGGTTTACTGACGCGACTTATGCGTATCAAGGTGGTGGGCGTCAGATGGATGTCAGCATGATCAGTTCGCTCGAGAACTTAGTGCAGCGTGAGCTTAGACCAGACCTCACTTTATTGCTTGACGTGCCGGTCGAGGTCGGTGAAACCAGAGCGGATAAGCGTAGCGAGCCGGATCGGTTTGAGCAGCAGAAGCAAGCTTTTAAGCGGAATGTCCGAGCGTGTTACCTTGACCGAGCTAACGCAGAACCGGCTCGATTTAGTGTGATTGATGCTAGCCAAACATTCGTGCAAGTTGAGCGCGATGTGCGTACAGTGGTTAAGCGTTTTATTGATAATGTGGTGTCGACCGATCAATGA
- the mltG gene encoding endolytic transglycosylase MltG, whose product MKLFRIFRLCFYATFILATALGYFTYIDTLSKPLKNRETVLVIPQGVGISWLARHLEDQGIIDNRYVFRAYTWLNMRNVNIKAGEYTLVDVDSIPDLVSKVDQGKVIQYTITLIEGKTYKEYIAQLTSQRVLVDEIQDMSGSDVMRELGAPGMHPEGWFAPQTYYFQKGDSDLDVLKQAYSRQKQLLDRIWETRADHAEVKSAYQLLTLASIIEKETGVAAERPTIAGVFNNRLRIGMKLQTDPTVIYGMGDSYQGNIRRSDLTTDTPHNTYTRYGLPPTPIAMPGEASIQAAANPEFTEALFFVGKGDGSHQFSKTLQEHNNAVTKYQLRGRAKNYTSSPKESN is encoded by the coding sequence ATGAAGTTATTCCGAATATTTAGGCTTTGCTTTTACGCCACATTTATCTTGGCGACAGCGCTGGGTTACTTTACCTATATCGACACTTTGTCGAAGCCATTAAAGAACCGTGAAACGGTACTGGTGATTCCGCAGGGCGTGGGCATTAGCTGGTTAGCACGGCACCTTGAAGACCAAGGTATTATCGATAATCGGTATGTGTTTAGAGCCTACACGTGGCTCAATATGCGTAACGTTAACATCAAGGCCGGCGAATACACATTGGTGGACGTCGATAGTATTCCTGACTTAGTGTCCAAGGTTGATCAAGGCAAGGTTATTCAGTACACCATTACTTTAATTGAAGGTAAAACCTACAAAGAGTACATCGCTCAGCTGACATCGCAGCGCGTGTTAGTGGATGAAATTCAAGACATGTCGGGCAGCGACGTGATGCGTGAGCTTGGTGCGCCAGGCATGCACCCTGAGGGCTGGTTCGCGCCGCAAACCTACTATTTTCAAAAAGGTGACAGCGATCTGGATGTGCTCAAGCAAGCCTATTCAAGACAAAAGCAGTTGCTCGACCGAATTTGGGAGACGCGTGCGGACCATGCCGAAGTTAAGTCGGCGTATCAACTATTGACCTTAGCATCGATCATAGAGAAAGAAACCGGTGTGGCTGCTGAGCGGCCAACCATTGCTGGTGTATTTAATAATCGTTTGCGGATCGGTATGAAGCTGCAAACTGACCCCACCGTCATCTATGGCATGGGCGATAGTTATCAAGGCAATATCCGACGTAGTGATCTAACTACTGACACACCACACAACACCTATACCCGTTATGGTCTGCCACCAACGCCGATTGCTATGCCGGGCGAAGCATCGATTCAAGCCGCTGCGAATCCAGAATTTACCGAGGCCTTATTCTTTGTTGGCAAAGGTGATGGCTCACATCAGTTCTCAAAAACTCTGCAAGAGCACAATAACGCGGTGACCAAATACCAGCTTCGCGGTAGGGCAAAAAATTACACCTCTAGCCCAAAAGAGAGTAATTAG
- the pabC gene encoding aminodeoxychorismate lyase — MSCLVNGVHSSQTSVHDRGLLYGHSVFETVAVNAGKLLLWDQHLARLLLGAQTLNIPFHNELATLLMADVAQLLASHEQANGLNVIRIQLTMGQGGRGYANPESPTPTRIVSLHDYPIQHLQRAKTGVNIGVSDVRLAQQPLLAGIKHGNRLEQVLARSRWHPDWDEALLLDQDQNVIEGTQSNLFVVEQGVLKTPDLSLCGVAGVMRGYVLGLAQTIGVEVQTVRLSLSQVESADEVFLTNSLIGIWPVKRCGKILYNTSEVSSKLLKKIQKNEVIPNI; from the coding sequence TTGAGTTGCTTAGTCAACGGTGTTCATTCTTCACAAACCTCGGTTCATGACCGAGGTTTGTTGTATGGGCACAGTGTCTTTGAGACCGTGGCGGTCAATGCGGGCAAATTACTGTTGTGGGACCAGCACCTAGCACGTCTGCTGCTCGGCGCACAGACTCTTAATATTCCGTTTCACAATGAGCTAGCCACATTATTGATGGCTGACGTCGCGCAGTTGTTAGCGAGCCATGAGCAGGCTAATGGGCTCAATGTGATTCGTATTCAGCTGACTATGGGGCAGGGCGGACGTGGGTACGCCAACCCCGAGAGCCCAACGCCGACTCGAATAGTTAGTTTGCACGATTATCCGATTCAGCACCTACAACGAGCAAAAACAGGGGTTAATATTGGTGTCAGCGATGTGCGCCTCGCGCAGCAGCCACTATTGGCTGGTATCAAGCACGGCAATCGGCTTGAGCAAGTTTTGGCGAGATCGCGTTGGCACCCTGACTGGGATGAAGCATTGTTGCTCGACCAAGATCAAAACGTGATCGAAGGCACGCAATCTAACTTATTTGTGGTTGAGCAAGGTGTGCTTAAAACTCCTGACTTATCTTTGTGCGGTGTGGCTGGCGTGATGCGTGGCTATGTTCTTGGTCTGGCCCAAACTATTGGAGTCGAGGTTCAGACTGTGCGATTATCGTTATCTCAAGTTGAGTCCGCAGATGAGGTCTTTTTAACCAATTCTTTGATTGGGATCTGGCCGGTTAAGCGATGCGGAAAAATTCTCTATAACACATCAGAAGTGTCATCTAAGCTTTTGAAAAAAATACAAAAAAATGAAGTTATTCCGAATATTTAG